A single Pan troglodytes isolate AG18354 chromosome 19, NHGRI_mPanTro3-v2.0_pri, whole genome shotgun sequence DNA region contains:
- the CAVIN1 gene encoding caveolae-associated protein 1, with protein sequence MEDPTLYIVERPLPGYPDAEAPEPSSAGAQAAEEPSGAGSEELIKSDQVNGVLVLSLLDKIIGAVDQIQLTQAQLEERQAEMEGAVQSIQGELSKLGKAHATTSNTVSKLLEKVRKVSVNVKTVRGSLERQAGQIKKLEVNEAELLRRRNFKVMIYQDEVKLPAKLSISKSLKESEELPEKEGEELGEGERPEEDAAALELSSDEAVEVEEVIEESRAERIKRSGLRRVDDFKKAFSKEKMEKTKVRTRENLEKTRLKTKENLEKTRHTLEKRMNKLGTRLVPAERREKLKTSRDKLRKSFTPDHVVYARSKTAVYKVPPFTFHVKKIREGQVEVLKATEMVEVGADDDEGGAERGEAGDLRRGSSPDVHALLEITEESDAVLVDKSDSD encoded by the exons ATGGAGGACCCCACGCTCTATATTGTCGAGCGGCCGCTTCCCGGTTACCCCGACGCCGAGGCCCCGGAGCCTTCCTCCGCTGGGGCTCAGGCAGCAGAGGAGCCGTCGGGGGCCGGCTCAGAAGAGCTGATCAAGTCGGACCAGGTGAACGGCGTGCTGGTGCTGAGCCTCCTGGACAAAATCATCGGGGCCGTAGACCAGATCCAGCTGACCCAAGCACAGCTGGAGGAGCGGCAGGCGGAGATGGAGGGCGCAGTGCAGAGCATCCAGGGCGAGCTGAGCAAGCTGGGcaaggcgcacgccaccacgagCAATACGGTGAGCAAGCTGCTGGAGAAGGTGCGCAAGGTCAGCGTCAACGTGAAGACCGTGCGCGGCAGCCTGGAGCGCCAGGCGGGGCAGATCAAGAAGCTGGAAGTCAACGAGGCCGAGCTGCTGCGGCGCCGCAACTTTAAAGTCATGATCTACCAG GATGAAGTGAAGCTGCCGGCCAAACTGAGCATCAGCAAATCGCTGAAAGAGTCGGAGGAGCTGCCAGAGAAGGAGGGCGAGGAGCTGGGCGAGGGcgagcggcccgaggaggacgcAGCGGCGCTGGAGCTGTCGTCGGACGAGGCGGTGGAGGTTGAGGAGGTTATTGAGGAGTCCCGCGCAGAGCGTATCAAGCGCAGCGGCCTGCGGCGCGTGGACGACTTCAAGAAGGCCTTCTCCAAGGAGAAGATGGAGAAGACCAAGGTGCGTACCCGCGAGAACCTGGAGAAGACGCGCCTCAAGACCAAGGAAAACCTGGAGAAGACGCGGCACACCCTGGAGAAGCGCATGAACAAGCTGGGCACGCGCCTGGTGCCCGCCGAGCGGCGCGAGAAGCTGAAGACGTCGCGGGACAAGTTGCGCAAATCCTTCACGCCCGACCACGTGGTGTACGCGCGCTCCAAGACCGCGGTCTACAAGGTGCCGCCCTTCACCTTCCACGTCAAGAAGATCCGCGAGGGCCAGGTGGAAGTGCTCAAGGCCACCGAGATGGTGGAGGTGGGCGCCGACGACGACGAGGGCGGCGCGGAGCGCGGGGAGGCCGGCGACCTGCGGCGCGGGAGCAGCCCCGACGTGCACGCGCTGCTGGAGATCACCGAGGAGTCGGACGCCGTGCTGGTGGACAAGAGCGACAGCGACTGA